The Dysidea avara chromosome 13, odDysAvar1.4, whole genome shotgun sequence genome includes a region encoding these proteins:
- the LOC136242135 gene encoding uncharacterized protein, which translates to MAQSQGHCSLPSKKMPFDIQKPIVCGHLYKQNRKGGFFNKRYFALYQHYLVYYVHEADYKKDKESNTLQHRHGAYNLEGVFLGHCEKKPQGAKYCFIMHTPAPCNKRREVLLNCGSQSDRKIWMEKIQAQNAKLTSHHHDSSSGSDSSLTVPRGHQRQPSVGGEGDMNVQDGDSDEDSTQCQLE; encoded by the exons ATGGCGCAGTCACAAGGTCATTGTTCGCTGCCGTCGAAAAAGATGCCGTTCGACATCCAGAAACCAATCGTATGTGGCCATCTTTACAAGCAGAACAGAAAAGGAGGCTTCTTCAACAAACGGTATTTCGCCCTGTATCAACACTATTTAGTCTACTACGTTCACGAGGCAGATTACAAAAAGGATAAGGAGTCAAACACATTACAG CACAGACATGGCGCGTACAATTTGGAAGGAGTTTTCTTGGGGCACTGCGAAAAGAAGCCACAAGGCGCCAAGTATTGCTTTATCATGCACACCCCTGCTCCGTGCAATAAGAGACG tgaAGTATTGCTAAATTGCGGTTCTCAAAGTGACCGTAAAATTTGGATGGAGAAGATCCAGGCACAAAACGCCAAACTGACATCACATCATCATGACTCATCATCAGGTTCTGATAGCTCGCTAACTGTACCAAGAGGTCATCAAAGACAGCCCTCCGTTGGTGGTGaag GTGATATGAACGTGCAAGATGGTGACAGTGATGAGGACTCAACACAATGTCAACTTGAATAA
- the LOC136242134 gene encoding uncharacterized protein: MSMDKNDSFSSLDNLNIVEEDEPTAAMPIVVTTDSALTTFMSQSPLSQGYLFKESSVHKAFNKRYFVLYQHLLVYYREMDQFIKGSTPEARLKHASGVIYLYDCYLTKPDTLPYGAKFCFILHTPHKENKRKSFKLVSKTKQDKHMWISLLQAQNPKLCCDPSSTTHQFQQVFKQSASVSSIDSDDYKELCIKVESCHINPRTHRSMSEVLIRRKSTVQIRHKSSDCGAL; the protein is encoded by the exons ATGTCTATGGACAAGAACGACTCTTTCTCATCCCTGGATAACCTGAATATTGTTGAAGAAGACGAGCCAACAGCAGCAATGCCAATAGTTGTCACAACGGACAGCGCCTTGACTACGTTCATGTCACAGTCGCCGCTCAGCCAGGGATACTTGTTCAAAGAGTCCAGCGTGCACAAGGCGTTTAACAAGCGTTATTTCGTACTCTACCAGCATTTGCTGGTGTACTACAGAGAAATGGATCAGTTCATCAAGGGCAGTACTCCTGAAGCTAGACTG AAACATGCCAGTGGTGTTATCTACTTGTACGATTGCTACCTTACCAAGCCAGATACATTACCTTATGGAGCAAAATTTTGTTTCATTTTACACACACCTCACAAAGAAAACAAAAGAAA GTCATTCAAGTTAGTATCAAAAACTAAACAAGACAAGCACATGTGGATTAGTTTGCTGCAAGCACAGAATCCCAAACTGTGTTGTGATCCATCCTCTACAACACATCAGTTTCAGCAAGTTTTCAAACAATCTGCATCAGTGTCATCTATTGATTCAGATGACTACAAAGAACTTTGTATTAAAGTGGAATCCTGTCATATCAACCCTCGTACACATCGGAGCATGTCTGAAGTACTTATCAGGAGAAAAAGTACAGTGCAAATTCGACACAAATCTTCTGACTGTGGAGCTTTATGA